A window of Castanea sativa cultivar Marrone di Chiusa Pesio chromosome 1, ASM4071231v1 contains these coding sequences:
- the LOC142620834 gene encoding mitochondrial-processing peptidase subunit alpha-like isoform X2 produces MLVDQNPTASIGLYVDCGSNYETPASIGATDLLRRMAFKSTRNRSHLRVVREVEAIGGNVEASSSKEQMSYTFNALKTYVPEMVELLIDSVRNPVFLDWEVNEELQKLKAETSETSKNPKKLLLDAIYSAGYSGALANPILASESVFYRLNSTILEEFVSDNYTAPRLVLAATGVENDELLSVAEPLLSDLPSVSCTEEPKSVYTGGDYRCQSKSGRTHFALAFELPGGWHKEKEAVILTVLEALMGGGGCFSAGGPGKGMYSRLYTHVLNEHPKFQSISAFSSIYKNSGIFGVQATTGSKFVSKAIDIVAKELIAVATPGEVDQVQLGRAKQSTKSDILINLESRICASEDIGRQILTSGERKPVDHFMKAVDEITVKDITSVAQKLLSSPLTMASYGDVIYVPTYDSVSSKFHSK; encoded by the exons ATGTTGGTTGACCAGAATCCTACAGCCTCAATTGGGTTATATGTTGATTGTGGTTCAAACTATGAGACACCGGCATCAATTGGGGCCACAGACCTGCTACGGCGTATGGCCTTTAAGAGCACAAGAAACAGGAGCCACTTGCGTGTTGTGCGTGAAGTGGAGGCTATTGGTGGCAATGTGGAAGCCTCATCTTCTAAGGAGCAGATGAGTTACACCTTTAATGCTTTAAAGACTTATGTTCCTGAAATGGTAGAGCTTCTTATTGACAGTGTGAGGAATCCTGTTTTCCTGGATTGGGAGGTCAATGAAgag CTTCAGAAGCTGAAAGCTGAGACTAGCGAAACTtctaaaaaccctaaaaaattgCTTTTGGATGCAATTTATTCTGCTGGATATTCTGGTGCCCTGGCTAATCCAATTTTAGCCTCAGAGTCTGTATTCTATAGACTGAATAGTACAATTCTGGAGGAATTTGTTTCT GACAATTATACTGCTCCTCGGTTGGTACTTGCAGCTACTGGTGTTGAAAATGATGAACTGTTATCTGTTGCAGAACCACTTTTGTCTGATCTACCTAGTGTCTCTTGTACCGAGGAGCCAAAATCTGTTTATACTGGAGGTGATTATCGTTGTCAAAGTAAATCTGGG AGAACCCATTTTGCTCTTGCATTTGAACTCCCTGGTGGCTGGCATAAGGAGAAGGAGGCTGTAATTTTAACTGTGCTTGAG GCACTAATGGGAGGTGGTGGATGCTTCTCAGCTGGTGGACCAGGAAAAGGGATGTATTCACGCCTTT ACACTCATGTTTTGAATGAGCACCCAAAATTTCAGTCAATTTCTGCATTCAGCAGCATCTACAAAAATAGTGGTATATTTGGCGTCCAAGCTACCACT GGTTCCAAATTTGTGTCAAAAGCCATTGATATAGTGGCTAAGGAGCTTATTGCAGTTGCAACACCTGGAGAAG TTGACCAGGTACAGCTGGGTCGTGCTAAACAGTCAACAAAGTCTGACATCCTAATAAATTTGGAGTCAAGA ATATGTGCATCAGAAGATATAGGTAGACAAATTTTGACTTCTGGTGAGAG GAAACCTGTGGATCATTTCATGAAAGCTGTTGATGAAATTACTGTGAAGGATATTACTTCAGTTGCCCAAAAGCTTCTTTCTTCCCCGCTTACAATGGCATCATATGGAGAtg TTATTTACGTTCCAACCTATGATTCTGTCAGCAGCAAGTTCCATTCTAAATGA
- the LOC142620834 gene encoding mitochondrial-processing peptidase subunit alpha-like isoform X1 — MYRAAASRLRLRSLKGQTCNGALARFASSSAVATNPSSASGALFGWLTGGGSKSLPPLDFPLAGVTLPPPLPDYVEPSKTKITTLPNGVKIASETSANPTASIGLYVDCGSNYETPASIGATDLLRRMAFKSTRNRSHLRVVREVEAIGGNVEASSSKEQMSYTFNALKTYVPEMVELLIDSVRNPVFLDWEVNEELQKLKAETSETSKNPKKLLLDAIYSAGYSGALANPILASESVFYRLNSTILEEFVSDNYTAPRLVLAATGVENDELLSVAEPLLSDLPSVSCTEEPKSVYTGGDYRCQSKSGRTHFALAFELPGGWHKEKEAVILTVLEALMGGGGCFSAGGPGKGMYSRLYTHVLNEHPKFQSISAFSSIYKNSGIFGVQATTGSKFVSKAIDIVAKELIAVATPGEVDQVQLGRAKQSTKSDILINLESRICASEDIGRQILTSGERKPVDHFMKAVDEITVKDITSVAQKLLSSPLTMASYGDVIYVPTYDSVSSKFHSK; from the exons ATGTACAGAGCCGCAGCCTCACGCCTCAGGCTCAGGTCTCTCAAG GGTCAAACGTGCAATGGGGCATTGGCCAGATTTGCAAGTTCTAGTGCGGTTGCCACAAATCCATCCTCTGCTTCAGGGGCTCTCTTTGGCTGGCTGACGGGGGGAGGATCAAAGTCTTTACCTCCTCTGGACTTCCCACTTGCAGGTGTCACGCTCCCTCCACCATTGCCAGATTACGTTGAACCAAGTAAAACCAAGATTACTACTCTCCCAAATGGTGTCAAGATCGCTTCTGAAACATCGGCA AATCCTACAGCCTCAATTGGGTTATATGTTGATTGTGGTTCAAACTATGAGACACCGGCATCAATTGGGGCCACAGACCTGCTACGGCGTATGGCCTTTAAGAGCACAAGAAACAGGAGCCACTTGCGTGTTGTGCGTGAAGTGGAGGCTATTGGTGGCAATGTGGAAGCCTCATCTTCTAAGGAGCAGATGAGTTACACCTTTAATGCTTTAAAGACTTATGTTCCTGAAATGGTAGAGCTTCTTATTGACAGTGTGAGGAATCCTGTTTTCCTGGATTGGGAGGTCAATGAAgag CTTCAGAAGCTGAAAGCTGAGACTAGCGAAACTtctaaaaaccctaaaaaattgCTTTTGGATGCAATTTATTCTGCTGGATATTCTGGTGCCCTGGCTAATCCAATTTTAGCCTCAGAGTCTGTATTCTATAGACTGAATAGTACAATTCTGGAGGAATTTGTTTCT GACAATTATACTGCTCCTCGGTTGGTACTTGCAGCTACTGGTGTTGAAAATGATGAACTGTTATCTGTTGCAGAACCACTTTTGTCTGATCTACCTAGTGTCTCTTGTACCGAGGAGCCAAAATCTGTTTATACTGGAGGTGATTATCGTTGTCAAAGTAAATCTGGG AGAACCCATTTTGCTCTTGCATTTGAACTCCCTGGTGGCTGGCATAAGGAGAAGGAGGCTGTAATTTTAACTGTGCTTGAG GCACTAATGGGAGGTGGTGGATGCTTCTCAGCTGGTGGACCAGGAAAAGGGATGTATTCACGCCTTT ACACTCATGTTTTGAATGAGCACCCAAAATTTCAGTCAATTTCTGCATTCAGCAGCATCTACAAAAATAGTGGTATATTTGGCGTCCAAGCTACCACT GGTTCCAAATTTGTGTCAAAAGCCATTGATATAGTGGCTAAGGAGCTTATTGCAGTTGCAACACCTGGAGAAG TTGACCAGGTACAGCTGGGTCGTGCTAAACAGTCAACAAAGTCTGACATCCTAATAAATTTGGAGTCAAGA ATATGTGCATCAGAAGATATAGGTAGACAAATTTTGACTTCTGGTGAGAG GAAACCTGTGGATCATTTCATGAAAGCTGTTGATGAAATTACTGTGAAGGATATTACTTCAGTTGCCCAAAAGCTTCTTTCTTCCCCGCTTACAATGGCATCATATGGAGAtg TTATTTACGTTCCAACCTATGATTCTGTCAGCAGCAAGTTCCATTCTAAATGA